The region ATTGCATAGTTGGAATAGTcgcagaattttcaaaataagagTTATATACAGTTTTACTGTACATTTACAATATCCTCACGGAATTCCAAGCTCGCGTATGCAGCACCTACTGGGTGGCGCATCCCAGTCATATCTATAACTGTTTCGATATCTAACTTCCTTCACGCACAAGGCACCACTCGCTTTATATGTCTGATACATAGTATTCATAGCTTCCACGTTTTGTTTGTGTTTAATAATATGCTCGTTTGAGCAACCTCTCGATCGATACTCCGTGTCGAAACGGACATCGTGTTTCCTTTCGATGTTGGACAATGGAGCAAGCCAAAGCCCAACAGAAACATCTTCAGAGTTGAAGAGTCTGAAAAACAAATCTAGCAATATGATTAATTTGAAACTgagtgaagaaaataaacaagtaAACATTGTGTCTTCACATGCCTTAGAATGTTTGAATTCTGAGCAATGAACTTGACCAAGTTCTGTGACAGAACGTATCCACCACCCCGAGCatatggtaaataaaaatcgcAGAAAATCCAGTCAGTTTCTTTCCACGGTCCACTTCTCTTAACTTGAGCCTTGCCATTAAAGAATCCCCAATATAGTTCCTTATCCAATGCTTCATATCGCTGTTTCTCAAACTCCTTCAATATCTTATCCACCAAGACAAACGAGTCATCGTCACATTTTA is a window of Neodiprion pinetum isolate iyNeoPine1 chromosome 4, iyNeoPine1.2, whole genome shotgun sequence DNA encoding:
- the beta3GalTII gene encoding beta-1,3-galactosyltransferase 6, coding for MLMRQFKGSAKLFLGLLIVILICTLYIEYKSRTKRTSFTVLGNQGKVKAQYKLIIVVFSAPSNVEQREAVRGTWLSENYEDVKYLFVIGTQNMEFDQRNRLASENKAYHDLLLLPNLQDSYQALTKKLLHSFAHICKEYDFDYLLKCDDDSFVLVDKILKEFEKQRYEALDKELYWGFFNGKAQVKRSGPWKETDWIFCDFYLPYARGGGYVLSQNLVKFIAQNSNILRLFNSEDVSVGLWLAPLSNIERKHDVRFDTEYRSRGCSNEHIIKHKQNVEAMNTMYQTYKASGALCVKEVRYRNSYRYDWDAPPSRCCIRELGIP